The DNA segment GCAATCTGCGGCGGCGGCGGCGGGGCCGAGGGCATCGTCGGGGCCGGGGCGGGGCGTGAGCTCGGCTTGCGTGACCCCACCGCCGAGCCGCGCCCGTACCCGGCGCCCATCGACGCGCTGGCGGGCTTGTCCACCATGTCGGCGCTCGTCTCTTGCACCGTCTGCGCGACTCTCCGCCGGTCCTCGTCGCCGCGAGGCCCGCTCGTGGCCGCGGCCAGCGCGTCGTCCGAAAGCTCCGCGACGCCCATGTTGCGCTCGTTGCCGCCGCCATAGACCGAGCCACCCGATGGCGGCGCCACGGCGAACAGCTCCTCGCCCTGGAGCTGCTGGCGCTGCACCATGCGGAACCCCCGGAGGTCGAAGCGGAACGCCATCGCCGAGCTCGAGCCGACGCCGAGCTTCACCTTGTCCCAGTCCTCGCCGGAGGTGTTGTCGACCACGGCCCACGCCTGGAGCTCGAGCCTGCCGTCGCCGCTCACCAGGATGCGGTAGGTGGGCTTCCACGCGGGGGCTTCGGTCACGTAGGAGAGCTTCACCTTGTGCGGGCCCGTGCCCGGCAGGTGCACCTTGAGGTCGACCGTGGAGCCTCCCGAGTGCGGGTAGCTGACGGGCGCGGGCTTGCCGGTGGTCGAGTCGATGACTGTGAGCGACTTCAGGAAGTCATCGACCTTGTCGTTCGGCGCCACCAGGCGGAGGCTGTCGTTCGTGACGACCGCCTCGCGCTCGTAATAGGCCACGCCGTTTCGGTAGACGATGATTCGCCCGAGGGCGGAGTCCGACTTGACGTACGTCGTCGTCACGGGCCCGCACGCGACGCTGAAGGCCGACCCGACCACGACCGCGAGCGTGCCAAGCGAAGTGAGCGAAGTGAGCGATGGGCGTGCGACGCGCATGGGATCTCCAGGGTTCTCGCCCGGCTTGGGGCGGGGGTGGGCGAAGCGGGCGGCCCGCCGGAGCCGACGCGAGCGACGGGCGGCAGGTGAGATACCCTACTACGCGCGACGCGACGCGAGGGTCTAACCCGGTCTACGCGCCGTGTGGGACTTCTACCCCCCTCGGCCCCCGCGCACCCTTCGTTTGCCCCTTCGGGGCTCACTTTCAGGTTCCCCTTTGACGGGCGGGCCCCCGTGGTCTACACCGGCCATCCCCCCAGGTGGCGAAACGCCCTCTGGACCGGGAGAAAGGTGTCCTTCCGCGCTCCTGCGGAGGACGTAATCACGGGTACCCCTCACACAATGTCCACTGAAACCATCCTCGAGTCCGGCGGAGACATGGACTCCTTCGCGGCGCTCTTCGAAGCGAGCATCCAGAGCGGCGACTTCGGCAAAGAAGGCGAGATCGTCCTGGGCACCGTCGTCGCCGTGCAGCGCGACAACGTGGTCATCGACATCGGCGGCAAGAGCGAGGGCATGATCGCGCTCTCCGAGTTCGCCGACGCGGCCGGTGAGATCACGGTCAAGGCCGGCGATCAGATCGACGTGTACATCGAGAGCCGCGAGAACGACGACGGCCTGGTCATGCTCTCCAAGGAGAAGGCCGACAAGATGAAGGTCTGGGATGAGATCTCGAGCGCTTGCGAGCGCGACGAGCTCATCGAGGGGACCATCAGCCAGCGCGTGAAGGGCGGCCTGTCGGTCACCATCCGCGGCGGCGTGAAGGCGTTCTTGCCGGGCTCGCAGGTCGATCTTCGGCCCATCCGGAACTTGGACAAGCTCATCGGCCAGACCTACCAGTTCAAGGTCATCAAGTTCAACAAGAAGCGCGGCAACATCGTGCTCTCGCGCCGCGTCCTCCTCGAGAAGGAGCGCGACGAGATCAAGGCCAAGACCCTCGAGACCCTCGAGGAGGGCATGGTCGTCCGCGGCGTCATCAAGAACATCACCGAGTACGGCGCCTTCGTCGACCTCGGCGGCATCGACGGCCTGCTCCACATCACCGACATGTCCTGGGGCCGGGTCAACCACCCGTCCGAGGTGTTCCAGGTCGGCGACGAGGTCACCGTCAAGGTCCTCAAGTACAACCCCGAGACCGAGCGCGTCAGCCTGGGCCTCAAGCAGACCCAGGAAGATCCGTGGAACCACGCCGAGGAGGCCTACCCGGCGGGCAAGAAGGTCCGCGGCAAGGTCATGTCGATCACCGACTACGGCGCCTTCGTGGAGCTGGAGCCGGGCGTCGAGGGCCTCATCCACGTGAGCGAGATGAGCTGGACCAAGAAGGTCAAGCACCCGTCGAAGCTCCTCGAGGTCGGTCAGGCGCTGGACTGCCAGGTCCTCGAGGTCGACGCGAAGTCCAAGCGCATCTCGCTCGGTCTGAAGCAGCTCGAGCCCGATCCCTGGACGCTCTTCACCGAGAAGTACCACCCCGGCGACAAGATCACCGGCAAGGTCCGCAGCATCACCGACTACGGCGTCTTCATCGGCATCGAAGAGGGCGTGGACGGCATGGTCCACAAGACCGACCTGTCGTGGACGGCCAAGGTCAACAACCCCGCCGACCTCTTCCACAAGGGCGACGACGTCGAGGCCATCATCCTCTCGATCAACCACGACGAGAAGAAGGTGTCCCTCGGCGTCAAGCAGCTGTTCGACGACCCGTGGCCCACGATCTTCTCGGAGTTCCCGCCGTCCAAGGTCGTCGACTGCAAGGTCATCTCGACCGTCGACTACGGCGTGTTCGTCCGCATTCGCGACGGCGTCGAGGGGCACATCCCCACGAACGACCTCGTCGAGGGCACGAACGAGGACGGCTCCGCGAAGCCGCTCGAGATCGGCGACGCCGTCTCGGCCGAGATCGCGAATATCGACACGCAAGATCGCCGGCTCACGCTGTCGATGCGCATCGGTGAGGCCGCCGCTGCTCCGCAGAAGGCGGAGAAGCGCGAGACCAAGATGCCGAAGAAGTCCGCGGGCGACGAGTCCAAGGGCAACACGATCGGCGAGCTCATCAAGCAGAAGCTCGGCAACCTGACCATCGACCGCAAGGAAGACTGAGTCGCGAGCTCGCGCTCAGCGAGCCGGTGGACCGCGCGGCCTCCTAGCCGCGCGGTCCGTCGCTTTTTGTAGGGTCCGCGCGCGCGCCTTTCTCTCGCCAGCGAGGCGCGCTCGTGGTTTCGTGCGCGCGCGCGTTGGCCCGCGCAGTGGAGGGAGCCGAGGGTCATGTCCGAGTCGAAGGGTCGAACGAGCTGGACGCGACCGCTCTTTCTGCTGCTCTCGGCGGCCGCCGCGGTCGCCGTGGTGCTGGCCGCGCGCGAGGTCCTGCTGCCCTTCGTGCTCGCCCTCGTCATCGCCTACGTCCTCACGCCCTTCGTCGCGTGGTTCGAGCGCAAGGGGCTCCGCCGCAGCGTCGCGATCGTGGCCGCATACGCCGTCGTGCTGGGCTCGCTCGCGGGGTTCCTGTGGGCGATCGCCCCGCGCATCGGGCGCGAGCTGGGCGGCCTTCGTAAGGAGCTGCCCGCGCTCTCGGAGCGCGCGAACAACGAGTGGGCGCCTCGCGTTCAAGCGAAGCTCAAGGGCGCAGGCCTCGTCGCCGAGGGGGACGATTCCGCCGAGAGCCAACCGGAGCACGGGCGCCCGGCGATCGTGCTGCGCCCCATGGGCGAGGGCAAGTATGCCCTGGAGGTGGGCTCAGGGGTCGCCATCACCGAGGACGAGCACGGCTACGTGGTGCAGGCCCAGCACGACGAGCCGAAGGGCCGCTTCGACCTCAACCGGGCCATCAGCGCGAGCCTGAAGCGGACCCTCGACTACGCGCGCTCGAACGCCCTCGAGCTCGCCAAGCTCGGGCGCGACATCGTCGCCGGCATCAGCCGCGTGATCTTCATCTTCGGCATCACCCTCATGCTCGCCGCGTACCTCATCCTCACGCGGGAGCGGGTCGTCGACACCTTCCGCTCGCTCGCGCGCCCGGCGAGCCGCCCCTCGTTCGACGCGTTCCTCGCGCGGGTCGATCGGGGCCTCTCCGGCGTGGTCCGGGGTCAGCTCATCATCTGCCTCGTGAACGGCGTGCTCTCGGCGATCGGGTTCGCCGCCGTGGGCCTCAAGTACTGGCCCATCGTCGCGCTGATCGCCACCGTGTTCTCGCTCGTGCCCATCTTCGGGAGCATCGCGAGCTCGGTGCCGGCGGTCGCGCTGGGGCTCACCCAGGGGCCGGGCACGGCGCTCTTCGTGCTGCTCTGGATCATCGGCATCCACCAGATCGAGGCCAACTTCCTGAACCCGAAAATCATGGGCGACGCGGCCAAGATTCACCCCGTGCTGGTGATCTTCTCGCTGCTCGTGGGGGAGCACTTCTTTCACACGGCCGGCGCGCTGCTCGCGGTCCCGTGTATGTCAATAACTCTGAGTGTTTTTCAGCACTTTCGAGCGATTGCGCACGCCTCTGATCCTGCGTTCGCGGAGGACCCGCGGCCGTCCGAGTTTCCGCCGCCCCTGCCCGGGGCGGAGGCGGGCGCGGGCCCCGGCGGCGCCTGAGGCGGCGATTCCTTCGTGTGCGGGTTGCCTGCAGTTCGCCTTGGGGGTAGAGCCCGGGCGTGGCAGAAGCGACCGAGAAGAAGGCGGCGGTGATCGGCTCGGGGCTCGCGGCGCGCATGGAGCGCGCGGAGGCGGCCAAGAAGGGCAAGAAGAAGTCGCCGGCCGAGGTCCAGCGCGAGGTCCGGGAGCTGAGCAAGCCGAAGGCCGATCCTCCGCCCCTCCAGATGCGAAAAATCTACCTTCGCGTGGGCGTCGTCGTCGGCGTGCTCGGGGTGGTTTCGCTCATCGTCCCGCCGCCGTACGGGCTCTACACGAAGATCGCGTTCGGGGTCGTGCTCGTCGCCGCGGTGGGCGTCCTCGTGTGGCTCGATCGCTACGTGAAGAAGACCCAGGCGCTCAGCGCGATCCTCCGTGGCGCCGACACGGACGACGGTCGGAAGGAGGCGCTGAAGGCGATCTCCGAGCAGTTCAAGAAGGGCGACACGCAGGCCCTCCTGGCGCGAGCCCAGCTGGAGATGCAGGAGGACCCGCGAAAGGCGCAGGCCACGTTGGAGTCCATCGATCTCGACAAGCAGCTCGCGCCCGTGGCCGGGCAAGTGCGCGCGATGCGGGCCATGATCCACCTCACCCACGGGGAGACCGCCGAGGCCAAGAAGCTGGTCGAGGACCTCGAGCTCGGCAAGCAGCAGGAGCCCAAGACCCGCGTCATGTTCGCGACGGTCGCCGGCGAGGCCTGGGCGCGCACGGGGCAGGCTCAGAAGGCGCTCGACACGCTCGAGCTCTTCAACCCCGACGACGCCGAGAACGAAGAGCTTCGCCCTCAGATGTGGCGCGCGCGCGCGTTCGCCTATGCGGCGCTGAGCGACCAGAAGGGCGTGGGGCGGGCCCTGCGCAAGCTCGCCGACATGAACGTCCAGCTCCTCGGCATGTTCGTGGGGCAGAAGAAGATCCACCCGCTGCTCGAGAAAGAGGCGAAGAGCCTCGTGCAGAAGCTCGGCGCCGTGCCCCGCCCGAAGATGATGCGGCAGAAGCTCTGAGCGGCGCTCTCAGCCGAGCCCGCCCAGGTGCGCGCGGGCGAGGGGCGTGAGCGAGAGCTCCGGCGTGAGCTCCGCGTGGCTCACGACCGGCACGTCCGGCGCGTCGACGTCGAGCAGACCTCGGAGGAAGCGGCGCACGTCGGGTGACGCGACCACGATCGGCGGTACCCCCGCCTCGCGCGCCTCCCCGATCGCGCGCATCACCGCGGCGATGACGTCGCGGGC comes from the Myxococcales bacterium genome and includes:
- a CDS encoding 30S ribosomal protein S1: MDSFAALFEASIQSGDFGKEGEIVLGTVVAVQRDNVVIDIGGKSEGMIALSEFADAAGEITVKAGDQIDVYIESRENDDGLVMLSKEKADKMKVWDEISSACERDELIEGTISQRVKGGLSVTIRGGVKAFLPGSQVDLRPIRNLDKLIGQTYQFKVIKFNKKRGNIVLSRRVLLEKERDEIKAKTLETLEEGMVVRGVIKNITEYGAFVDLGGIDGLLHITDMSWGRVNHPSEVFQVGDEVTVKVLKYNPETERVSLGLKQTQEDPWNHAEEAYPAGKKVRGKVMSITDYGAFVELEPGVEGLIHVSEMSWTKKVKHPSKLLEVGQALDCQVLEVDAKSKRISLGLKQLEPDPWTLFTEKYHPGDKITGKVRSITDYGVFIGIEEGVDGMVHKTDLSWTAKVNNPADLFHKGDDVEAIILSINHDEKKVSLGVKQLFDDPWPTIFSEFPPSKVVDCKVISTVDYGVFVRIRDGVEGHIPTNDLVEGTNEDGSAKPLEIGDAVSAEIANIDTQDRRLTLSMRIGEAAAAPQKAEKRETKMPKKSAGDESKGNTIGELIKQKLGNLTIDRKED
- a CDS encoding AI-2E family transporter; protein product: MSESKGRTSWTRPLFLLLSAAAAVAVVLAAREVLLPFVLALVIAYVLTPFVAWFERKGLRRSVAIVAAYAVVLGSLAGFLWAIAPRIGRELGGLRKELPALSERANNEWAPRVQAKLKGAGLVAEGDDSAESQPEHGRPAIVLRPMGEGKYALEVGSGVAITEDEHGYVVQAQHDEPKGRFDLNRAISASLKRTLDYARSNALELAKLGRDIVAGISRVIFIFGITLMLAAYLILTRERVVDTFRSLARPASRPSFDAFLARVDRGLSGVVRGQLIICLVNGVLSAIGFAAVGLKYWPIVALIATVFSLVPIFGSIASSVPAVALGLTQGPGTALFVLLWIIGIHQIEANFLNPKIMGDAAKIHPVLVIFSLLVGEHFFHTAGALLAVPCMSITLSVFQHFRAIAHASDPAFAEDPRPSEFPPPLPGAEAGAGPGGA